A genomic segment from Syntrophotalea acetylenivorans encodes:
- the ilvD gene encoding dihydroxy-acid dehydratase, whose protein sequence is MTSKRSDAITQGFERAPHRALLLGTGIPRSEMGKPLIGIATSFTDLIPGHIGMRDLERFIEKGVHTGGGYSFLFGIPGVCDGIAMGHKGMHYSLSTRELIADMVESITEAHRLDGLVLLTNCDKITPGMLMAAARLDIPSIVVTAGPMQTGAGRGGRRYSFITDTFEAMARYKAGDIDEQELTSCEEKACPGAGSCQGLFTANTMAILTETLGMSLPACGTALAISSLKRRIAFASGERIVDLVREGITPRQILTREAFENAIRVDLALGGSSNTVLHLLSIAHEAGVDVPLELFDELSLTTPQLASMNPGGKHFMEDLDAAGGVPGVLYQLGDLVKDNPTLSGATVKELVASVDSVDETVIQPMNNPVRQEGGIAILSGNLAPLGAVVKQSGVSEKMMKFEGRARCFDSEEQAMEALMGGKIVAGDLVVIRYEGPKGGPGMREMLAPTATLMGLGLGDSVALITDGRFSGGTRGPCIGHISPEAAVGGPIALVEDGDVIRLDIPSRTLEVLVDDAEMEKRRASWQRPEPKIKKGWLSRYAALVTSANTGAICKAD, encoded by the coding sequence ATGACAAGCAAGCGTAGCGATGCAATCACTCAAGGCTTTGAACGCGCACCCCACCGTGCTCTGTTACTCGGTACCGGCATTCCCCGCTCCGAAATGGGCAAGCCCCTGATCGGAATCGCCACTTCCTTCACCGACCTGATTCCCGGTCATATCGGCATGCGCGACCTGGAGCGTTTTATCGAAAAAGGGGTGCATACCGGAGGAGGCTATTCCTTCCTGTTCGGTATTCCCGGCGTCTGCGACGGCATCGCCATGGGCCATAAGGGCATGCACTATTCGCTCTCCACCCGCGAGCTGATCGCCGATATGGTCGAGTCCATTACCGAGGCTCATCGTCTCGACGGCCTGGTACTGCTGACCAATTGCGACAAGATCACTCCCGGCATGCTTATGGCGGCAGCCCGTCTCGACATTCCGAGCATCGTGGTCACTGCCGGACCGATGCAGACCGGCGCCGGCCGGGGAGGGCGACGCTACTCCTTCATTACCGACACCTTCGAAGCCATGGCTCGCTACAAGGCTGGCGACATCGACGAACAGGAGTTGACCAGTTGCGAGGAAAAGGCCTGCCCGGGAGCCGGTTCCTGCCAGGGGTTGTTTACCGCCAACACCATGGCCATTCTTACCGAAACTCTCGGTATGAGCCTGCCCGCTTGCGGTACCGCTCTGGCAATCTCCTCGCTGAAGCGGCGTATCGCTTTTGCTTCCGGCGAGCGAATCGTCGATCTGGTTCGCGAAGGGATCACCCCTCGCCAGATTTTGACCCGGGAGGCCTTTGAGAACGCCATACGCGTCGATCTCGCTCTCGGCGGTTCGAGTAATACGGTACTGCACCTGCTCTCCATTGCCCATGAAGCTGGAGTCGATGTTCCCCTTGAACTGTTCGACGAGCTGAGTCTTACCACGCCTCAACTGGCGTCCATGAATCCCGGCGGCAAACACTTCATGGAGGATCTCGATGCAGCTGGGGGTGTTCCCGGGGTGTTGTATCAGCTCGGCGATTTGGTTAAAGATAATCCGACCCTGAGCGGTGCAACCGTTAAGGAACTGGTGGCCTCGGTGGATTCCGTCGACGAGACGGTTATTCAGCCCATGAACAACCCGGTGCGCCAGGAAGGAGGAATTGCCATCCTCAGCGGCAACCTCGCTCCTCTTGGTGCGGTGGTGAAGCAGTCCGGTGTTTCGGAAAAGATGATGAAATTCGAGGGTCGCGCCCGCTGTTTCGACTCCGAGGAACAGGCCATGGAAGCCCTGATGGGTGGGAAGATCGTGGCCGGTGACCTGGTGGTTATCCGCTACGAGGGTCCCAAGGGTGGACCGGGTATGCGTGAGATGCTGGCTCCCACGGCGACCCTTATGGGCCTTGGCCTCGGCGACAGCGTGGCGTTGATCACCGACGGTCGTTTCTCCGGCGGTACCCGCGGTCCCTGCATCGGGCACATCTCGCCCGAAGCTGCGGTTGGCGGGCCGATTGCTCTGGTTGAAGACGGCGATGTCATCCGTCTCGATATTCCCTCCCGCACTCTCGAGGTGTTGGTAGACGATGCGGAGATGGAAAAACGACGCGCCAGCTGGCAGCGCCCCGAACCGAAAATTAAGAAGGGCTGGTTGTCGCGTTATGCCGCTCTGGTAACTTCGGCCAATACCGGAGCGATCTGTAAGGCTGACTGA
- a CDS encoding 2-isopropylmalate synthase, whose amino-acid sequence MDNVKTIKIFDTTLRDGEQSPGASMNIDEKLRIAAQLEKLNVDVIEAGFPIASEGDFEAVKRVAKATHHSQIAGLSRANDKDIDCAWKALKPAGERARIHTFIATSDIHMKYKLKMSEQQVIDTAVAAVKRAAGYTPNVEFSAEDAVRTRLPFLAQVVEEVIAAGAKVVNIPDTVGYTIPSEYFNIIQYLKENVSNVEQAILSVHCHNDLGLAVANSLAAVQAGAGQVECTINGIGERAGNCSLEEIVMALRTRQDIMPFKTDVVTEHIYASSKLLSTITGIVVQPNKAIVGANAFAHEAGIHQHGMLMEKSTYEIMTPESIGLTQNKLVLGKHSGRHAFGMRLTELGYELNKEDLNKAFVRFKALADKKKDIYDEDLDAIVADEIVRIDERYKLVEMNIASGSFAAPTATVAMEVDGKVKKTAVMGSGPVDATFKAIKKLTKSQAKLIDFTVGAITGGTDAQGECTVRLKFEGREVLGQGAHLDIIVASAKAYINALNKLVSVLQRTAGGL is encoded by the coding sequence ATGGATAACGTTAAAACCATCAAGATTTTCGATACTACCTTACGCGACGGCGAGCAATCTCCCGGTGCCAGCATGAATATCGACGAGAAGTTGCGCATCGCTGCGCAGCTTGAAAAACTAAACGTCGATGTGATTGAAGCCGGTTTTCCTATTGCCTCGGAAGGGGATTTCGAAGCTGTTAAACGGGTGGCCAAGGCAACTCACCATAGTCAGATCGCGGGTCTGAGCCGTGCTAATGACAAGGATATCGACTGTGCCTGGAAGGCTCTTAAGCCTGCTGGAGAACGCGCCCGGATTCATACGTTTATCGCCACCAGTGATATTCACATGAAATACAAGCTCAAGATGAGTGAGCAACAGGTGATCGATACTGCGGTGGCCGCTGTTAAACGGGCCGCGGGTTATACGCCCAACGTTGAATTTTCCGCTGAAGACGCGGTGCGGACGCGATTGCCCTTCTTGGCGCAGGTGGTAGAAGAGGTTATCGCCGCCGGCGCCAAGGTGGTCAATATCCCCGATACCGTTGGCTATACGATTCCCTCTGAGTACTTCAACATCATCCAGTACCTCAAGGAAAATGTGTCCAATGTCGAGCAGGCCATTCTTTCGGTACATTGCCACAATGACCTGGGACTGGCGGTAGCCAATTCCCTGGCGGCGGTGCAGGCCGGTGCCGGACAGGTCGAGTGCACCATCAACGGTATAGGCGAACGGGCCGGAAACTGCTCTCTTGAGGAGATTGTCATGGCCTTGAGGACCCGTCAGGATATCATGCCTTTTAAAACCGATGTGGTCACCGAACATATCTACGCCAGCAGTAAGCTTTTGTCGACTATCACCGGTATCGTGGTTCAGCCTAACAAGGCGATCGTGGGTGCGAACGCTTTCGCCCACGAAGCAGGTATTCATCAGCATGGCATGCTGATGGAAAAGTCGACCTACGAAATCATGACTCCCGAGTCCATCGGCTTGACCCAAAACAAATTGGTGCTCGGCAAGCATTCCGGGCGTCACGCCTTCGGGATGCGGCTCACTGAGCTTGGCTACGAGTTGAACAAGGAAGATCTCAATAAGGCTTTTGTTCGCTTTAAGGCCCTGGCCGATAAAAAGAAGGATATCTACGACGAAGACCTCGACGCCATTGTCGCCGATGAGATCGTTCGGATCGACGAGCGCTACAAACTGGTGGAGATGAACATCGCCTCCGGCTCTTTTGCCGCGCCAACGGCTACCGTGGCCATGGAAGTCGACGGCAAGGTCAAAAAGACTGCTGTCATGGGCAGCGGTCCCGTTGATGCAACCTTCAAGGCCATCAAGAAGCTGACCAAGAGTCAGGCTAAACTGATCGACTTTACCGTTGGTGCCATCACCGGCGGCACCGATGCTCAAGGTGAATGTACCGTGCGCC
- the ilvB gene encoding biosynthetic-type acetolactate synthase large subunit — translation MKKTGSQILLECLQQEGVDTVFGYPGGTVINIYHDIADYPIDHILTRHEQAAVHAADGYARTTGKVGVAIATSGPGATNTVTGIATAYMDSVPMVIITGQVPTPLIGNDAFQEVDIVGITRSITKHNYLVQDIKDLARIVKQAFYIARTGRPGPVLIDLPKDIQVASAKFEYPEKVELRGYKPTYSGNVRQIEKAASMILAARKPVVYVGGGATGADASEDLLAFAEMTQLPVTTTLMGMAAFPQRHPQALGMLGMHGTYYANMAVTNSDLLIAVGARFDDRVTGKIASFAPHAKIIHIDIDPTSIKKNVRVDLPIVGELKDVLNNLSATLSKQSEKLAAMIESSAGWRAEIADWKSSHPMAYQPSDTVIKPQYVIEQLRELTSDDAIITTEVGQHQMWTAQFFSFSQPRTFLSSGGLGTMGYGLPAAVGAQAAFPERQVIDISGDGSFQMNSQELATLVQYKLPVKIAILNNNYLGMVRQWQEMFFDRRYSETPMELPIDFVKLAEAYGATGLRATKPEEVGEVIQKALATPGPVLMEFKVDREENVLPMVPAGAAINEMVLAS, via the coding sequence GTGAAAAAAACCGGATCACAGATTTTGTTGGAATGCTTGCAGCAGGAAGGGGTCGATACCGTTTTCGGCTACCCGGGCGGCACGGTTATCAACATCTACCACGATATTGCGGATTATCCCATCGATCATATCCTGACGCGCCATGAACAGGCTGCGGTGCATGCCGCCGACGGTTATGCGCGCACCACCGGTAAGGTCGGTGTGGCCATCGCTACCAGCGGGCCTGGAGCAACCAACACCGTAACCGGTATCGCTACCGCTTATATGGACTCGGTGCCGATGGTCATCATCACCGGTCAGGTGCCGACGCCTCTAATTGGCAACGACGCCTTTCAGGAAGTCGATATTGTCGGTATCACCCGTTCCATTACCAAGCACAACTATCTGGTACAGGACATCAAGGATTTGGCCCGTATCGTCAAGCAGGCCTTTTATATCGCCCGCACCGGCCGGCCCGGTCCGGTGCTGATCGACCTGCCCAAAGATATTCAGGTTGCCAGTGCCAAGTTCGAATATCCGGAGAAAGTCGAACTGCGGGGTTACAAGCCGACCTACAGCGGCAATGTTCGCCAAATCGAGAAGGCGGCCAGTATGATTCTGGCAGCGCGTAAGCCCGTGGTCTATGTCGGCGGCGGTGCTACCGGAGCCGATGCTTCCGAAGACCTGCTGGCCTTTGCCGAGATGACCCAGTTACCGGTAACCACCACCCTGATGGGTATGGCTGCTTTTCCCCAGCGTCACCCTCAAGCCCTTGGCATGCTCGGCATGCATGGCACCTATTACGCCAACATGGCAGTGACCAATTCCGATCTGCTTATTGCGGTGGGAGCCCGTTTCGATGACCGTGTAACCGGTAAAATTGCTTCTTTTGCCCCTCACGCCAAGATTATTCATATTGATATCGATCCTACCTCCATCAAGAAGAACGTTCGGGTCGACCTGCCTATTGTCGGCGAGCTTAAGGATGTGTTGAATAATCTCAGCGCCACTTTGAGCAAGCAGTCCGAGAAGTTGGCGGCCATGATTGAAAGCTCAGCCGGATGGAGAGCAGAGATTGCTGATTGGAAGAGCAGCCATCCTATGGCTTATCAGCCTAGCGATACTGTCATCAAACCCCAGTATGTGATCGAACAGCTGCGGGAGTTGACCTCCGATGATGCCATCATCACTACCGAAGTCGGTCAGCATCAGATGTGGACGGCTCAATTCTTTTCTTTTAGCCAGCCTCGTACCTTCCTTTCCTCCGGAGGGTTGGGGACCATGGGCTATGGGTTGCCGGCGGCTGTCGGTGCCCAGGCGGCCTTCCCCGAACGGCAGGTTATAGATATCTCCGGGGACGGCTCCTTTCAGATGAACTCCCAGGAGCTTGCAACTCTGGTTCAATACAAGTTGCCGGTGAAGATCGCCATTCTCAATAATAATTATCTGGGTATGGTGCGCCAGTGGCAGGAGATGTTCTTTGATCGCCGTTACAGCGAGACCCCCATGGAGTTGCCCATCGATTTCGTCAAGCTGGCTGAAGCCTATGGTGCTACCGGGCTGCGTGCTACGAAGCCTGAAGAAGTCGGCGAGGTAATTCAAAAGGCCTTGGCAACCCCTGGTCCCGTGCTGATGGAATTCAAGGTCGATCGGGAAGAAAATGTTCTGCCCATGGTGCCGGCCGGTGCAGCAATCAACGAGATGGTGCTTGCTTCCTAG
- the rseP gene encoding RIP metalloprotease RseP, with protein MVTIIAGIIMLGILVFIHELGHFAVAKLAGVKVLKFSLGFGPRVVSRQWGETEYMICAVPLGGYVQMLGEGVQENEEDQPLSEEERSRSFAEKSVSRRLAIVAAGPFMNLALPFVVLPLAFLVGINLPVFLDQPACVGYVLPQSPAEEAGLLSGDCIVAVGDQAISSWIDADKALLAQAGQPTVFDVQRDGAYHAISVAADDSSAEGLQALGLAPYQDAVVGALSPGMPAQKSGLQVGDRILSIDGENVASWYDLKTIIQQAEEGTQNFLVERSGQQLEIPIAPIRSDGDGEYLVGIAPQVETVFKRFAFKEAFAKGAARSCDLIELTLVFIQKLVLGKVSSRNIGGPITVVQVAGQAAQTDLASIFSILAFLSIQLGILNLFPIPILDGGHLLFGFFELIFRRPLPLRVREIAQQVGLLFIVLLMALAFYNDILRIFNGGQ; from the coding sequence ATGGTAACCATCATCGCCGGCATTATCATGCTCGGCATCCTGGTCTTTATTCATGAGCTTGGCCACTTCGCCGTGGCTAAATTGGCCGGGGTCAAGGTGTTGAAATTCTCTCTGGGGTTCGGGCCGCGGGTCGTCTCCCGCCAGTGGGGTGAAACAGAATACATGATCTGTGCTGTTCCCTTGGGGGGCTATGTGCAGATGCTGGGTGAAGGGGTTCAAGAAAACGAAGAAGACCAGCCATTGAGCGAAGAGGAACGGAGCCGTTCCTTTGCCGAAAAGAGTGTCAGCCGCCGCCTGGCCATCGTTGCCGCCGGACCCTTTATGAATCTGGCCTTGCCCTTTGTGGTACTGCCTTTGGCTTTTCTGGTCGGTATAAATCTGCCGGTTTTTCTCGACCAACCGGCTTGTGTCGGCTATGTGCTGCCGCAATCGCCCGCCGAAGAGGCGGGATTGCTTAGCGGAGATTGCATCGTTGCCGTCGGCGATCAGGCCATCAGTTCCTGGATCGACGCGGATAAGGCCCTCCTTGCTCAGGCCGGGCAACCGACTGTCTTTGATGTGCAACGAGATGGGGCTTACCATGCCATTTCTGTCGCCGCTGATGACAGTAGTGCCGAGGGCCTGCAAGCCTTGGGGCTTGCCCCTTACCAAGACGCTGTTGTCGGTGCCCTTTCTCCCGGCATGCCGGCCCAGAAGTCAGGCTTGCAGGTCGGGGATCGTATTCTGTCTATCGATGGCGAAAATGTTGCTTCATGGTACGATCTGAAGACCATCATCCAACAGGCCGAAGAGGGTACTCAGAATTTTCTTGTTGAGCGAAGCGGCCAACAGTTGGAAATACCGATTGCGCCAATCCGCAGTGATGGTGATGGCGAATATCTGGTCGGTATTGCACCTCAGGTTGAAACCGTATTTAAACGCTTTGCTTTCAAAGAAGCCTTTGCGAAAGGCGCTGCTCGCAGTTGCGATCTGATTGAACTCACCCTGGTCTTTATCCAGAAGTTGGTTCTCGGCAAGGTTTCCAGCCGCAATATCGGTGGGCCGATCACCGTGGTTCAAGTGGCCGGTCAGGCAGCTCAGACCGATTTGGCCAGCATCTTTTCGATTCTGGCGTTTCTCAGTATCCAGCTCGGAATCTTGAATCTTTTCCCCATCCCGATTCTCGATGGCGGTCATCTGCTGTTTGGATTTTTTGAACTGATCTTTCGCCGTCCCTTGCCCTTGCGGGTGCGTGAAATAGCTCAACAGGTCGGTTTGCTATTCATCGTTTTGCTTATGGCTTTAGCCTTTTATAACGATATCCTGAGAATTTTCAACGGAGGACAATGA
- the pssA gene encoding CDP-diacylglycerol--serine O-phosphatidyltransferase — protein sequence MSGPTPPFDRREGLRKGVYLLPNLFTTGSLFAGFYGIIATMNGRYDVAAWFILISSIFDALDGKVARMTGTTSRFGVEYDSLADLVAFGVAPGLLMYSWALKPFGKLGWLAAFLYVVCGALRLARFNVQVDTVESKRFLGLPIPAAASMVATCVLLFYHLGGSGSIRKVSVLILIYVLALLMVSNVRYYSFKDPDLVKRQPFGFLVLLIFLIIVVVAEPQIMLFSLMSCYALSGPASYLFRLPLLRRLHKGR from the coding sequence ATGAGTGGACCAACTCCCCCGTTTGATCGCCGGGAGGGTTTGCGCAAGGGGGTCTACCTCCTGCCTAATCTCTTTACTACCGGTAGCTTGTTTGCCGGCTTTTACGGCATAATCGCAACCATGAACGGTCGCTATGACGTGGCTGCCTGGTTCATCCTCATTTCATCGATTTTTGATGCACTTGATGGAAAAGTAGCCCGAATGACCGGCACCACCAGCCGCTTCGGTGTGGAGTACGATTCACTCGCCGATTTGGTGGCTTTTGGAGTTGCTCCCGGCCTGCTTATGTATTCCTGGGCCCTTAAACCCTTTGGCAAACTGGGATGGCTTGCTGCATTCCTTTATGTGGTCTGCGGTGCATTGCGTCTGGCGCGGTTTAATGTTCAGGTTGACACCGTCGAGTCGAAGCGCTTTTTGGGGCTGCCGATTCCTGCCGCGGCCAGCATGGTAGCCACCTGTGTACTGCTTTTTTACCATCTGGGGGGCTCGGGCAGTATTCGCAAGGTATCGGTTCTGATCCTTATCTATGTCCTGGCGCTACTCATGGTCAGCAATGTGCGCTATTACTCCTTTAAGGATCCTGATCTGGTCAAGCGCCAACCTTTCGGTTTTCTGGTGCTGCTGATCTTTCTGATCATTGTGGTGGTGGCTGAGCCGCAGATTATGCTGTTTTCCCTAATGAGTTGTTATGCTCTATCCGGGCCAGCCAGTTATTTGTTCCGTCTGCCGCTTCTGCGACGTCTGCACAAGGGACGGTGA
- the tsaB gene encoding tRNA (adenosine(37)-N6)-threonylcarbamoyltransferase complex dimerization subunit type 1 TsaB yields MMAECLLTIDTSTPAGSVALSRGDELVGEVLLNLRSTHSDRLLPAMQQLLREAELSLAELDAFGVVLGPGSFTGLRVGVATVKGLALATGKPVVGVSSLQTLALQAPYPAYPVSVWLDARKQEIYAGRYHWEGGLPVALDEERVAPPEVLLEEVSEEMLFVGSGAVAYRSLIVRRLGSRAHFVPWPLQQPRASSAAALALSAFRNRETIPLEVLEPRYIRLSEAEIMLAKRPADSPIEG; encoded by the coding sequence ATGATGGCCGAATGTCTTCTGACTATCGATACTTCGACGCCTGCCGGGAGTGTTGCCCTTAGTCGCGGCGATGAACTTGTCGGCGAAGTGCTGCTTAACCTTCGTTCCACTCACAGCGATCGTTTGCTACCCGCAATGCAGCAGTTGCTTCGCGAAGCCGAGCTATCGTTGGCCGAACTCGATGCTTTTGGCGTCGTCCTTGGTCCTGGCTCCTTTACGGGCTTACGGGTAGGGGTCGCGACGGTCAAGGGGCTCGCGCTGGCCACTGGAAAGCCCGTCGTCGGAGTTTCTTCTCTGCAAACTCTGGCACTGCAGGCGCCTTATCCTGCCTATCCGGTGAGTGTTTGGCTCGATGCCCGTAAGCAGGAGATCTATGCAGGACGATACCACTGGGAGGGAGGGCTTCCTGTTGCCCTCGATGAGGAGCGTGTTGCTCCGCCGGAGGTATTGCTTGAGGAAGTATCCGAGGAAATGTTATTTGTCGGTAGTGGCGCCGTAGCGTATCGCTCTTTGATCGTCCGGCGGCTTGGTTCACGGGCTCACTTTGTGCCCTGGCCGTTGCAGCAGCCTCGCGCTTCTTCTGCAGCTGCTTTGGCGCTGTCGGCTTTTCGCAACCGGGAGACTATTCCTCTGGAGGTTCTTGAACCCCGATATATTCGTCTTTCAGAGGCAGAAATCATGCTGGCCAAACGACCTGCAGACAGTCCGATTGAAGGTTGA
- a CDS encoding DUF465 domain-containing protein has protein sequence MEGQDLASLQQLCDERPRFRLLFEEHLLLEKQLTMLDQKPHLTPEEELERKKIQKLKLAGKDEMEHIKREWTQ, from the coding sequence ATGGAAGGACAGGATCTGGCTTCACTCCAGCAGTTGTGCGACGAACGTCCCCGTTTTCGTCTGCTCTTTGAAGAGCATCTGCTCTTGGAAAAACAGCTGACAATGTTAGACCAAAAACCTCATTTGACCCCTGAAGAAGAGCTTGAACGCAAAAAAATTCAAAAATTGAAATTGGCTGGGAAGGACGAAATGGAGCACATTAAGCGGGAGTGGACACAGTAG
- the ilvN gene encoding acetolactate synthase small subunit codes for MKHTISVLVENEFGVLTRVAGLFSGRGFNIESLSVAPTLDPSVSRMTIVTRGDDRILEQVNKQLNKLIDTIKVTDFTGQDYVEREMALVKVTAEEDTRAEVLRIADIFRARVVDVTPRSYTLEITGAPTKLDAVIDLLKPMGIKELVRSGPVVMGRGQ; via the coding sequence ATGAAACATACCATTTCGGTTTTAGTGGAAAATGAATTTGGTGTCTTAACCCGAGTCGCCGGTCTGTTCTCTGGCCGAGGCTTTAACATCGAGAGCCTGTCCGTGGCACCGACCTTGGACCCGAGTGTTTCTCGAATGACCATTGTCACTCGCGGTGACGATCGGATTCTGGAGCAGGTCAACAAGCAGCTCAATAAATTGATCGATACCATCAAAGTCACGGATTTCACCGGTCAGGACTATGTCGAGCGGGAGATGGCCCTGGTCAAGGTGACTGCTGAAGAAGATACCCGGGCAGAAGTTCTACGCATCGCCGATATCTTCCGTGCCCGCGTGGTTGATGTCACGCCCCGTTCCTATACCTTGGAAATAACTGGCGCTCCGACCAAACTTGACGCGGTAATCGATTTGCTCAAGCCTATGGGTATCAAAGAACTGGTGCGTTCCGGTCCGGTGGTCATGGGTCGCGGGCAATAA
- a CDS encoding phosphatidylserine decarboxylase family protein — MKNQHQPVASEGYPFIGLFAFVTLVFALLNWGFLTVLALALTLFTVYFFRNPERHVEAEDSAVISPADGKVVFVGPVTEERYFKSEAIKVSIFMSVFDVHVNRAPCDGKVIDKFYNKGEFFNAALDKASLQNEQAGTLLEHPSGKQLLFVQIAGLIARRIVVYPQVGDLLKRGMRCGLIRFGSRVDVYFPADSDVLIKVGDRAKAGETILGYLK, encoded by the coding sequence ATGAAAAACCAGCATCAGCCTGTTGCTTCGGAAGGTTACCCTTTTATTGGCTTGTTTGCTTTTGTTACCCTGGTCTTTGCATTGCTCAATTGGGGGTTTCTGACTGTCCTGGCGTTAGCCTTGACCTTGTTTACCGTCTACTTCTTCCGCAACCCTGAACGACATGTGGAGGCTGAGGACTCGGCTGTAATTTCACCGGCCGACGGAAAAGTGGTCTTTGTCGGCCCGGTTACCGAGGAGCGCTATTTCAAGAGCGAGGCGATCAAGGTCAGCATTTTCATGTCTGTCTTTGATGTTCATGTGAATCGGGCACCTTGCGACGGTAAAGTCATCGATAAATTCTACAACAAAGGTGAGTTTTTCAACGCCGCGCTGGATAAGGCCAGTTTACAGAACGAGCAGGCCGGTACCCTCCTCGAACATCCATCGGGCAAACAATTGCTGTTTGTACAGATTGCCGGATTGATTGCTCGCCGGATCGTTGTTTATCCGCAGGTTGGTGACCTCCTCAAGCGGGGTATGCGCTGCGGTCTGATTCGCTTTGGCTCCCGGGTGGATGTTTACTTCCCGGCCGATTCCGATGTGCTGATCAAAGTCGGAGACCGGGCCAAAGCGGGTGAAACCATTCTAGGTTACCTGAAATGA
- a CDS encoding 1-deoxy-D-xylulose-5-phosphate reductoisomerase, with protein sequence MKRLGVLGSTGSIGVSTLEIVAAHPDQYQVVSLSAGNNLKRLKEQIQRFRPQVVSVVCPDAARLLRDELGPDGPQVTSGVEGLIACASHEQIDMVVTAVVGSAGLVPTMAAIEAGKDIALANKETLVVAGSLVMEAVARKGVNLYPVDSEHSAIFQSLEGHQKSDVRRLILTASGGPFRDRPMADLNQVTLADALAHPNWDMGRKITIDSATMMNKGLEVIEARWLFDLPAEQIAVHIHPQSIVHSMVEYVDGAVMAQLGIPDMKTPIAYALSYPDRLALDLPALDLCALKNLSFAEPDLDKFPCLALAFQALAAGGTAPAVLNAANEIAVDAFLREQIGFLDIADTIGRVLDSHVPNALEHIDDALRADIWGRQQARLILAQKS encoded by the coding sequence ATGAAAAGACTTGGTGTTTTAGGCTCGACCGGGTCGATCGGTGTCAGCACCCTTGAGATAGTCGCCGCTCATCCCGACCAATATCAGGTCGTCAGTCTTTCTGCCGGCAACAATCTGAAGCGCCTTAAGGAACAAATTCAACGCTTTCGACCACAGGTGGTGTCGGTGGTCTGTCCCGATGCGGCGCGCCTTCTGCGGGATGAGCTTGGACCTGATGGTCCCCAGGTTACTTCAGGGGTCGAGGGTCTGATCGCCTGCGCCAGTCATGAGCAGATTGATATGGTGGTGACGGCTGTTGTCGGTTCGGCCGGCTTGGTGCCGACTATGGCTGCCATTGAGGCTGGCAAAGATATTGCCCTGGCCAACAAAGAAACCTTGGTTGTGGCCGGCTCCCTGGTAATGGAAGCGGTGGCCAGAAAAGGGGTGAACCTTTATCCCGTTGACAGTGAACATTCCGCCATCTTTCAGTCCCTTGAGGGGCATCAAAAAAGCGATGTGCGGCGATTGATTCTGACCGCTTCGGGCGGCCCCTTTCGAGACCGGCCGATGGCGGATCTTAATCAGGTTACTCTGGCCGATGCCTTGGCCCATCCCAATTGGGATATGGGCCGCAAGATTACTATCGATTCGGCGACCATGATGAACAAGGGCCTGGAGGTGATCGAGGCACGCTGGCTGTTCGATCTCCCCGCAGAGCAGATTGCGGTGCATATTCATCCGCAAAGCATCGTGCATTCCATGGTTGAATATGTCGATGGCGCGGTTATGGCTCAACTCGGCATACCGGACATGAAAACCCCCATCGCCTATGCTCTGTCTTATCCCGATCGTCTGGCCCTTGACCTTCCGGCCCTGGATCTGTGCGCTCTTAAGAACTTGTCCTTTGCCGAACCGGATTTGGATAAATTCCCCTGCTTGGCTCTGGCTTTTCAGGCTCTGGCGGCCGGTGGCACGGCGCCGGCGGTACTTAACGCAGCCAATGAAATAGCCGTTGATGCCTTTTTGCGGGAACAGATTGGTTTTCTCGATATAGCGGATACAATCGGCAGGGTACTTGACAGTCATGTACCTAATGCTCTCGAACACATTGATGACGCCCTGCGCGCCGATATATGGGGCCGCCAGCAAGCGCGGCTTATTCTGGCGCAAAAGAGCTGA